Proteins encoded by one window of Brevibacterium atlanticum:
- a CDS encoding TetR/AcrR family transcriptional regulator — protein sequence MTENTTKGRPLDDDLTRRVLAAVRSQLEEHGFVNLNIEKIASLVGCGKTTIYRRWPTKPELVAAALVDGLTLGELPDTGDVVDDLVEHAWQNLENFRRSKDDAKNNGLLLAMFNMDVIPIISESFMKVRHAMGREILSRAVDRGQMSDELDHDLIIDTLAGFTLFRITLKPDSSRTDDAALRDTYRSLVCSLVGRSPTTGR from the coding sequence ATGACCGAGAACACAACGAAGGGTCGACCCCTCGATGACGACCTGACCCGACGTGTTCTCGCGGCCGTGCGATCTCAGCTCGAGGAGCACGGATTCGTCAACCTCAACATCGAGAAGATCGCCTCGCTCGTGGGCTGCGGCAAGACGACGATCTACCGGCGGTGGCCGACAAAACCCGAACTCGTCGCGGCGGCCCTCGTCGATGGACTCACGCTCGGCGAACTGCCCGACACCGGTGACGTGGTGGACGACCTCGTCGAGCACGCGTGGCAGAATCTCGAGAATTTTCGCCGGTCGAAAGACGACGCGAAGAACAACGGATTGCTGTTGGCCATGTTCAACATGGACGTCATTCCGATCATCTCTGAGTCATTCATGAAGGTCCGCCATGCCATGGGACGAGAGATCCTCTCCAGGGCCGTCGACCGCGGCCAGATGAGTGACGAACTCGATCATGACCTCATCATCGACACTCTCGCCGGTTTCACCCTCTTCCGCATCACTCTCAAGCCCGACTCCAGTCGCACCGACGATGCCGCGCTCAGGGACACCTACCGCAGTCTCGTGTGTTCGCTCGTCGGCCGCTCGCCGACGACCGGCCGATGA
- a CDS encoding MFS transporter, whose translation MTSPDPTLATRSNKRILAVVGFLVFVEFSSGFLQGYYLPLLDSVRDHLGVSDASIAWFITVQTLTAGVCVPILSKLGDIFGHRRILRIGIVTVLIGTVLVALAPNYPLVLLGRVLTGPIAVWLPLELAIVHNQIQGETARRAIGMLISALTIGALIGSLAAGLFSSLLSSTAGQLMVPVVMVAVSTVFVFTLVPESTSRTAPVIDWLGFILLALFMLALLTGIKAVTSQAGLGFALIAVAIVLIGVFVWWELRTSSPALNLRLLTSNRLWPVYVTSFLFGMVLFGTQSITTTFLAGRPEVVGYGFDLSAGTISLTNGTNMLLAAVGAAVYAYIAKGISLKGVLVLGSATVAISQLFLIVGHGSLPLVVIGIALAGFGSGLLLGGLPAATTEASPADETGIATGVYNSVKTLGGALAGAVFALILGMFVIPEAGASSVGGYISIWVICAAATGLCPVLLALIRPESSTEEPTSAADIAADQTREGV comes from the coding sequence ATGACCAGCCCCGATCCGACACTCGCCACGAGATCGAACAAGAGAATCCTCGCCGTCGTCGGCTTTCTCGTCTTCGTCGAATTCTCCAGTGGATTCCTGCAGGGCTACTACCTGCCTCTGCTCGACTCCGTGCGCGACCACCTCGGCGTCTCCGACGCTTCGATCGCTTGGTTCATCACCGTGCAGACACTCACTGCGGGCGTCTGTGTCCCGATCCTCTCGAAACTGGGCGACATCTTCGGACATCGGCGCATCCTGCGTATCGGCATCGTCACCGTCCTCATCGGCACCGTGCTCGTCGCACTCGCCCCCAACTATCCGCTGGTCCTGCTGGGCCGGGTGCTGACCGGACCGATTGCCGTCTGGCTGCCGCTGGAACTGGCGATCGTGCATAATCAGATCCAAGGCGAGACGGCGCGTCGCGCGATCGGCATGCTCATCTCCGCATTGACGATCGGAGCCCTGATCGGATCACTCGCAGCCGGACTGTTCTCCTCCCTGCTGTCATCCACAGCCGGGCAGCTCATGGTTCCGGTGGTGATGGTCGCCGTTTCGACCGTCTTCGTCTTCACCCTCGTCCCGGAATCGACCTCGCGGACCGCACCGGTCATCGACTGGCTCGGCTTCATCCTTCTTGCTCTCTTCATGCTGGCGCTTCTCACGGGCATCAAGGCCGTCACCTCCCAGGCGGGCCTCGGCTTCGCGCTCATCGCCGTTGCGATCGTCCTCATCGGTGTCTTCGTCTGGTGGGAGCTGCGCACCAGTTCTCCCGCACTCAACCTGCGCTTGCTCACCTCGAACCGACTCTGGCCCGTGTATGTCACCTCGTTCCTTTTCGGAATGGTGCTCTTCGGAACTCAGAGCATCACGACGACCTTCCTTGCGGGCCGACCTGAGGTGGTCGGATACGGATTCGACCTCAGTGCAGGAACCATCTCTCTGACCAACGGCACGAACATGCTCCTCGCCGCAGTCGGTGCCGCCGTCTACGCCTACATCGCAAAAGGCATCTCGCTCAAAGGTGTTCTCGTTCTCGGTTCGGCGACCGTGGCGATCTCCCAGCTGTTCCTCATCGTCGGCCATGGTTCGCTGCCGCTGGTCGTCATCGGCATCGCGCTCGCGGGCTTCGGATCCGGGCTCCTGCTCGGCGGCCTTCCCGCCGCGACCACTGAGGCCTCACCCGCCGACGAGACAGGTATCGCCACCGGTGTGTACAACTCCGTGAAGACACTCGGCGGCGCACTGGCCGGAGCCGTGTTCGCGCTCATCCTCGGGATGTTCGTCATTCCCGAGGCCGGGGCCTCCAGCGTAGGAGGATACATCTCCATCTGGGTGATCTGCGCCGCAGCCACCGGTCTCTGCCCGGTGCTTCTCGCGCTGATCCGTCCCGAGAGCAGCACGGAGGAACCCACCTCGGCCGCCGACATCGCAGCAGACCAGACGCGCGAAGGCGTCTGA
- a CDS encoding metal-dependent hydrolase family protein: protein MSTAQLPSTITGADHLVLRGATLIDGTGNAPITDAEVEVRDGRVTYAGPARETAPADATLIALEGRTILPGFIDAHVHLGMSIEDQPADAARFESERTFRSALNARKTLMAGVTTARDLGGIDRGYRDAIAAGLIQGPRTHLALAPLSPTGGHTDFTMPNGRAVPMHMPVNPIIDTDDDVRRTIRLLIRGGADVIKVCTTGGVSSPSDTPDDIGVPEEHVRLIVAETAKRAGQPVAAHAQGAEGIKAAIRGGVRSVEHGYGIDDEGIELMLEHGTFLVPTLSSALRVPDPAAVPGYLYEKKVKWSAIARERVAAALAAGVKVALGTDSGVCPHGENLREPVHAVELGLSPMQAIVAGTKNAAELLRLDSDLGTLEEGKLADLIIIDFDPLEDITPLATPDNVKAVVQGGAVVKDTAAWFDSAPVRPLLAQ, encoded by the coding sequence ATGTCCACTGCACAGCTTCCCTCCACCATCACCGGCGCAGATCACTTGGTGCTGCGCGGAGCCACCCTCATCGACGGCACCGGCAACGCTCCGATCACCGATGCCGAGGTCGAGGTCAGGGATGGCCGCGTGACCTATGCGGGACCGGCACGTGAGACCGCTCCAGCCGACGCCACACTCATTGCGCTGGAAGGCAGAACAATTCTGCCCGGGTTCATCGATGCCCATGTCCATTTGGGCATGTCGATCGAGGATCAGCCCGCCGACGCGGCCCGCTTCGAGTCGGAACGCACCTTCAGGTCAGCGCTCAACGCCCGGAAGACGCTCATGGCCGGAGTGACCACGGCTCGCGACCTCGGCGGAATCGACCGCGGGTACCGCGACGCGATCGCGGCCGGACTCATCCAGGGCCCGCGCACCCATCTCGCACTCGCACCACTGTCACCGACCGGTGGGCACACGGATTTCACGATGCCCAACGGGCGTGCAGTGCCGATGCACATGCCGGTCAATCCGATCATCGACACCGACGACGATGTGCGGCGGACGATCCGCCTCCTCATTCGCGGCGGTGCCGACGTCATCAAGGTCTGCACAACCGGAGGAGTGTCCAGTCCTTCTGACACACCAGACGACATCGGTGTCCCCGAAGAACACGTGAGGCTCATCGTCGCCGAAACCGCAAAGCGTGCCGGCCAGCCGGTCGCCGCACATGCGCAGGGTGCCGAAGGCATCAAAGCCGCCATCCGCGGCGGAGTGAGGTCGGTCGAACACGGCTACGGCATCGACGACGAGGGCATCGAGCTGATGCTCGAGCACGGCACCTTCCTCGTCCCGACTCTCAGCAGCGCCCTGCGCGTCCCCGACCCGGCAGCGGTTCCCGGCTACCTGTACGAGAAGAAGGTGAAGTGGTCGGCCATTGCCCGCGAACGCGTCGCCGCCGCATTGGCGGCCGGGGTCAAGGTCGCGCTCGGCACCGACTCCGGGGTGTGCCCGCACGGTGAGAACCTGCGCGAGCCCGTCCACGCAGTCGAGCTCGGATTGAGCCCGATGCAGGCGATCGTCGCAGGAACGAAGAACGCCGCCGAACTGCTCCGCCTCGACTCCGATCTGGGAACCCTGGAAGAGGGCAAGCTCGCGGACCTCATCATCATCGACTTCGATCCGCTCGAGGACATCACTCCGCTGGCGACACCGGACAACGTCAAGGCCGTTGTGCAAGGCGGTGCAGTGGTCAAGGACACCGCAGCGTGGTTCGACTCGGCACCCGTCCGGCCTCTGCTGGCACAGTGA
- a CDS encoding amidase, producing the protein MNTGTARPAADLRAQIAQTTSGDTPTDDRVAASFAIADEVNDRFGAILERFDDSAIGASEDSSGPLSGLLLGIKANIAVAEAVPTSQSRVFDRDFHRGRDAEVVGRLREAGGVIACTTTMVEHAAGRPDPALGFPLPRNPWDPTRWPGGSSCGTAIAISLGIISVGLGTDTSGSCRIPAAYCGVTGLRPTAGSLPMEGILPAAPSLDIVGPMARTAEDCRLLLEVMRGVPVGSSLRELPTRVLVPRQVIGSPRISAEVAAAFDDSLRTLETLGLDVGSADLPYLDDLITATLTIMLREMYDVHREQLVSRWNDYGRSFRRLALAGALVSDRTYAAALRSAAELRGRLESLLDGGTVLALPTWPSSAPTYVFKGGTPQDDWNLTAAFCATGNPALAVPMGFDSRGLPLSLQLVGSGARPGASGTTCLRGEDLVLSLGELFQSHTDHHLRGPDPDLVSSLPPIPDPDEDVDEDASGPDLPPQLTGLGIPLSRADRVMLDHLVEMLFPTP; encoded by the coding sequence GTGAACACAGGCACTGCTCGCCCGGCCGCTGACCTGCGGGCGCAGATCGCCCAGACGACGTCCGGGGACACACCGACCGACGATCGTGTGGCCGCATCATTCGCCATCGCCGATGAAGTGAACGACAGATTCGGCGCCATCCTCGAACGCTTCGACGATTCGGCGATCGGCGCGAGCGAGGACAGCAGCGGACCTCTCTCCGGTCTCCTGTTGGGGATCAAAGCGAACATCGCTGTCGCCGAGGCGGTCCCGACCTCCCAGAGTCGAGTCTTCGATCGAGATTTCCACCGAGGCCGTGACGCCGAGGTCGTCGGCCGACTGCGTGAGGCCGGGGGAGTGATTGCGTGTACGACGACGATGGTCGAACACGCAGCCGGCCGGCCGGATCCTGCGCTCGGATTCCCGCTTCCCCGCAACCCTTGGGACCCGACCCGTTGGCCCGGGGGATCGAGCTGCGGAACCGCGATCGCGATCAGTCTCGGAATCATCTCAGTCGGACTGGGGACCGACACCTCCGGCAGCTGCCGAATACCCGCCGCCTACTGCGGAGTCACGGGACTGCGGCCGACAGCCGGCTCGCTGCCGATGGAGGGCATCTTGCCCGCGGCCCCGAGCCTCGACATCGTCGGTCCCATGGCCAGAACCGCCGAGGACTGCCGTCTGCTGCTCGAAGTGATGCGCGGAGTACCCGTCGGTTCCTCACTGCGGGAACTGCCGACACGGGTGCTCGTTCCGAGGCAGGTCATCGGCTCACCGCGGATCTCCGCAGAGGTGGCCGCCGCCTTCGACGACAGTCTGCGTACACTCGAGACGCTGGGACTCGACGTCGGATCAGCGGACCTGCCCTACCTCGACGACCTCATCACGGCGACTCTGACGATCATGCTTCGCGAGATGTACGACGTCCACCGTGAGCAGCTGGTCTCGCGCTGGAACGACTATGGACGGTCCTTCCGCCGCCTCGCGCTGGCCGGTGCATTGGTGTCCGACAGAACCTACGCTGCGGCACTTCGTTCAGCCGCAGAGCTGCGCGGGCGACTCGAGAGCCTCCTCGACGGGGGTACCGTCCTAGCGCTGCCGACGTGGCCGTCGTCCGCACCGACCTACGTGTTCAAAGGCGGAACCCCTCAGGACGACTGGAACCTGACCGCGGCCTTCTGTGCAACCGGAAATCCGGCACTCGCCGTCCCGATGGGCTTCGACTCACGGGGTCTGCCGCTGTCGCTGCAACTCGTCGGGTCGGGCGCACGACCGGGAGCCTCGGGAACGACGTGCCTGAGAGGAGAAGACCTCGTTCTGTCGCTCGGCGAGCTCTTCCAATCGCACACCGATCATCACCTGCGCGGGCCCGATCCGGATCTGGTCAGTTCGCTGCCTCCGATACCCGACCCCGACGAGGACGTCGACGAGGACGCGAGCGGCCCCGACCTTCCACCGCAGCTCACAGGACTCGGCATTCCGCTGTCTCGCGCAGATAGGGTGATGCTCGACCATCTCGTCGAGATGCTGTTCCCGACACCATGA
- a CDS encoding M20 metallopeptidase family protein: MTIDFTAESAALSTELRELRRDLHRNPEIGLELPNTQRLILAALEGLPLDITLGKDLSSIVAVLRGGQSGPTVLLRGDMDALPVVENTGLDFASANGNMHACGHDLHVSGLVGAAKLLAAHQAELRGTVAFMFQPGEEGMGGAKIMLDEGMFDAIGQAPDAAYAIHVAPGAPGTFVTRPGTVMAGANTLHVTMHGKGGHSSRPEDSVDPVRPLLDFGQALYSMITGSFSVFDPIVAEVTQLEAGDAVNVIPASAKLGASVRTLSAETTRKFPERATRLAESIAAAYGCTAEVVWNEQYPVTINDGHEAEFALTTLTERFGAERVVEAPNPVMGSEDFSYVLEQVPGAFVFFFVSPEGIDPATAATNHSPEVQFDDAHLPDQAAALATLAWERSLRD, encoded by the coding sequence ATGACGATCGACTTCACCGCAGAGTCCGCAGCACTGAGCACAGAACTGCGCGAACTGCGCCGCGACCTCCACCGCAACCCCGAGATCGGACTCGAACTGCCGAACACTCAGCGCCTGATCCTCGCAGCCCTCGAGGGCCTGCCGCTCGACATCACCCTCGGCAAAGACCTCAGTTCGATCGTCGCGGTCCTGCGCGGAGGTCAGTCCGGGCCGACGGTTCTGCTGCGCGGGGACATGGATGCCCTCCCCGTCGTCGAGAACACCGGACTCGACTTCGCCTCGGCCAACGGCAACATGCACGCCTGCGGGCACGACCTCCATGTCTCCGGACTCGTCGGTGCCGCGAAGCTGCTCGCCGCCCATCAGGCCGAACTGCGGGGGACCGTGGCCTTCATGTTCCAGCCGGGAGAGGAAGGCATGGGCGGGGCGAAGATCATGCTCGACGAGGGGATGTTCGACGCCATCGGCCAGGCGCCCGATGCGGCCTACGCGATCCACGTCGCCCCCGGAGCGCCGGGAACGTTCGTCACCCGACCGGGTACGGTTATGGCCGGAGCGAACACCCTCCATGTGACGATGCACGGCAAGGGCGGCCACAGCTCCCGACCGGAGGACTCCGTCGACCCCGTCCGTCCGCTTCTCGACTTCGGCCAGGCGCTGTATTCGATGATCACGGGATCGTTCAGCGTCTTCGACCCCATCGTCGCCGAGGTGACTCAGCTGGAGGCAGGAGACGCCGTCAACGTCATTCCCGCCTCGGCGAAGCTCGGCGCTTCGGTGCGCACGCTTTCTGCGGAGACGACGCGGAAGTTCCCGGAACGAGCGACCCGGCTGGCCGAGTCGATCGCAGCCGCCTACGGCTGCACCGCCGAGGTGGTCTGGAACGAACAGTACCCAGTGACGATCAACGACGGTCACGAAGCCGAGTTCGCGTTGACGACCCTGACCGAACGCTTCGGTGCCGAACGCGTCGTCGAAGCACCGAATCCGGTCATGGGCTCCGAAGACTTCTCGTACGTACTCGAACAGGTGCCGGGAGCCTTCGTCTTCTTCTTCGTCTCACCGGAAGGCATCGATCCGGCGACCGCTGCGACGAATCACTCGCCGGAAGTCCAGTTCGACGATGCTCACCTCCCCGACCAAGCCGCGGCGCTGGCGACCCTGGCCTGGGAGCGGTCACTGCGCGACTGA
- a CDS encoding prenyltransferase/squalene oxidase repeat-containing protein, producing the protein MIDTQLSDWLLESDPALRWQVERDLLGADEATWQATRARVVHEGFGAELLSHQDSDGQWAGGAFFPADFAFDDDGSQPWTATTWALKDLREWGAAASALEGTAEKLQSARWEYEDLPYWGGEVDVCINSWTLSNGLWLGADVDGLVDWFLDHQLPDGGWNCEWVEGSEVASFHSTLNALVALLDYVKVTGDRARVQRARAGGEEYLLSRDLFRRRGTGEPFDDRALALFHPRRWFYGILPALDHFREARMIDGLATDPRMEEAVEAIRTRRSADGAWSQDHRLDGDVWFHVDVPPGEPSRWVTLQAQRVLDWWDGTQPV; encoded by the coding sequence ATGATCGATACACAACTGTCAGACTGGCTGCTTGAGTCCGACCCGGCGCTGAGGTGGCAGGTCGAACGCGACCTGCTCGGCGCCGACGAGGCGACCTGGCAGGCCACTCGAGCGAGAGTCGTCCACGAGGGATTCGGGGCCGAGCTCTTGTCCCACCAGGACTCCGACGGACAATGGGCCGGTGGAGCGTTCTTCCCTGCGGACTTCGCCTTCGACGATGACGGATCACAGCCCTGGACGGCTACGACGTGGGCGCTCAAGGACCTGCGCGAATGGGGAGCGGCCGCCTCGGCGCTGGAGGGAACAGCGGAGAAGCTGCAGTCGGCACGATGGGAATACGAGGATCTGCCCTACTGGGGCGGTGAGGTCGACGTGTGCATCAATTCGTGGACGCTGTCGAACGGCCTGTGGCTGGGTGCCGACGTCGACGGCCTCGTCGACTGGTTCCTCGACCATCAGCTGCCCGACGGCGGGTGGAACTGCGAATGGGTCGAAGGGTCGGAGGTCGCGTCCTTCCACTCCACCCTCAACGCACTCGTCGCCCTCCTCGACTACGTGAAGGTCACCGGAGACAGGGCGCGCGTGCAGCGCGCGAGGGCAGGGGGAGAGGAGTACCTCCTCTCCCGTGACCTGTTCCGCCGCCGAGGCACCGGTGAACCCTTCGACGACCGTGCCCTGGCGCTGTTCCATCCCCGGCGGTGGTTCTACGGCATCCTTCCGGCGCTCGATCATTTCCGCGAGGCGCGGATGATCGACGGCCTCGCAACAGATCCGCGGATGGAAGAGGCGGTGGAGGCGATCCGCACACGTCGATCCGCTGACGGCGCCTGGAGTCAGGACCATCGCCTCGACGGTGACGTCTGGTTCCACGTCGATGTGCCGCCGGGCGAACCCTCGAGATGGGTGACGCTGCAGGCCCAGCGGGTCCTCGACTGGTGGGACGGAACACAACCCGTCTGA
- a CDS encoding intradiol ring-cleavage dioxygenase — protein sequence MARVPEPDQTPNGPAYEGRLLDRPDEEVVDQGASFDIRTLFSRRGVLGLVGAGVGTMALAACTSGASGSTGSSSSGSVTEIPDETAGPYPADGSNGPDILEESGIVRSDIRSNIDGTDTVDGVPLTFTLKVTDMANDNQAFDGVAVYAWHCDAQGRYSMYSDGVEDATWLRGVQVADSQGEVTFTSVFPGCYSGRWTHIHFEVYPDVDSITDAENAIATSQMALPEDACNAVFKLDAYDGSAKNLANISLDDDNVFGDDGGEHQLATISGDTDSGYVASLDVPVDTETEPTGGAAPGGEGGGQGGTPPEGGAGPEGGEPPEGASSGNESSGSDDS from the coding sequence ATGGCTCGCGTACCCGAACCCGACCAGACTCCCAACGGACCCGCCTATGAAGGCAGGCTCCTCGACCGCCCGGACGAGGAGGTCGTCGATCAAGGCGCCTCGTTCGATATCCGCACCCTCTTCAGCCGACGCGGAGTCCTCGGGCTCGTCGGCGCCGGCGTCGGCACCATGGCCCTGGCCGCCTGCACCTCCGGAGCCTCAGGATCGACAGGCTCGAGCAGCAGCGGATCGGTCACCGAGATCCCCGACGAAACGGCCGGTCCGTACCCGGCAGACGGCTCTAACGGGCCCGACATCCTCGAAGAGTCCGGAATCGTGCGCTCGGACATCCGCTCGAACATCGACGGCACCGACACCGTCGACGGGGTGCCGCTGACCTTCACCCTCAAGGTCACCGATATGGCCAACGACAATCAGGCCTTCGACGGTGTGGCCGTCTACGCCTGGCACTGCGACGCGCAGGGCCGCTACTCGATGTACTCCGACGGGGTCGAGGATGCGACCTGGCTGCGCGGCGTGCAGGTCGCCGACTCCCAGGGAGAGGTCACCTTCACCTCCGTCTTCCCCGGCTGCTATTCGGGCCGGTGGACGCATATCCACTTCGAGGTCTACCCCGACGTCGACTCCATCACCGATGCCGAGAATGCAATCGCCACCTCGCAGATGGCCCTGCCCGAGGACGCTTGCAACGCCGTGTTCAAGCTCGATGCCTACGACGGGTCGGCGAAGAACCTCGCGAACATCAGCCTCGATGACGACAACGTCTTCGGCGACGACGGAGGAGAGCACCAACTCGCCACGATCAGCGGCGACACCGACTCCGGGTATGTGGCCTCCCTCGACGTTCCTGTCGACACCGAGACCGAACCGACCGGCGGCGCGGCACCCGGCGGCGAAGGCGGCGGCCAGGGCGGAACTCCGCCGGAAGGCGGCGCGGGGCCGGAGGGCGGAGAACCGCCTGAGGGAGCGTCCTCCGGCAACGAGTCGTCGGGCAGCGACGACAGTTGA
- a CDS encoding twin-arginine translocase TatA/TatE family subunit has protein sequence MLHNLTGWHALIILAIIILVFGAAKLPALAKSLGQSVRILKDETTETDKNANAVQVHEAVTDPIITDPVAGTPAGTSNRTSAEAGRNSAPTRNSAPAPARVEGDNTPASARVDPNLGDSVDTSAVRARS, from the coding sequence ATGCTGCACAACCTCACGGGCTGGCACGCCCTTATCATCCTCGCCATCATCATCCTCGTCTTCGGAGCCGCCAAGCTGCCCGCGCTCGCCAAGAGCCTCGGACAGTCCGTGCGCATCCTCAAGGACGAAACGACCGAGACTGACAAGAACGCCAACGCTGTCCAGGTCCACGAGGCGGTGACCGACCCGATCATCACGGATCCGGTGGCCGGGACACCGGCCGGCACCTCGAACCGCACCTCCGCCGAGGCCGGGCGGAACTCCGCACCCACACGGAACTCCGCCCCCGCCCCGGCGAGGGTTGAGGGCGATAACACCCCCGCCTCGGCGAGGGTTGATCCGAACCTCGGTGACTCCGTCGACACATCGGCCGTTCGAGCCCGCTCATGA
- the tatC gene encoding twin-arginine translocase subunit TatC — MSTATAEKMPLSAHLREARRRAVRAAVALLIGTVIGYLTSDLVMDVLRAPITELAASRSASLNYDSVTGAFDLQLRIAVYSGIILSSPMWLGELFGFLTPGLTAKEKKYTFGFLGAALPLFVAGCLTGLYVFPRMVEVLTSFASSEDSTILQASYYFDFVFKIVIATGIAFVLPVFLVVLNFIGVLQARTIAKAWRVSIVGIVVFAALVTPAADVLSMFFVAAPMALLFLAALAIAWVHDRSRGYDSTPIDRSRSEAPRSEAPRSERSRSSIAVGTVTTGPISSTDPTSTTDPSSSTEGSRSCSA, encoded by the coding sequence ATGAGCACCGCCACCGCCGAGAAGATGCCGCTGTCCGCGCACCTGCGGGAGGCCCGGAGACGGGCGGTGCGCGCGGCGGTGGCGCTCCTCATCGGCACCGTCATCGGCTACCTCACCTCGGACCTGGTCATGGACGTCCTCCGTGCCCCGATCACCGAGCTCGCCGCCTCCCGCAGCGCCTCGCTCAACTACGACAGCGTCACCGGCGCCTTCGACCTCCAGCTGCGCATCGCTGTTTACTCGGGCATCATCCTCTCCAGCCCGATGTGGCTGGGGGAGCTCTTCGGGTTCCTCACCCCGGGGCTGACGGCGAAGGAGAAGAAGTACACGTTCGGCTTCCTCGGCGCGGCACTTCCTCTCTTCGTCGCCGGCTGTCTCACCGGCCTCTACGTCTTCCCGCGGATGGTCGAAGTGCTCACCTCCTTCGCCTCATCCGAGGACAGCACGATCCTGCAGGCGTCGTACTATTTCGACTTCGTGTTCAAGATCGTCATCGCCACCGGCATCGCCTTCGTCCTCCCGGTCTTCCTCGTTGTCCTCAACTTCATCGGAGTGCTCCAGGCGCGGACGATTGCGAAGGCATGGCGGGTGAGCATCGTCGGGATCGTCGTCTTCGCGGCCCTGGTCACCCCCGCCGCCGATGTGCTCTCGATGTTCTTCGTCGCCGCTCCGATGGCACTGCTCTTCCTCGCGGCGCTCGCCATCGCATGGGTGCACGACCGGTCGCGCGGTTACGATTCCACGCCGATCGATCGGTCACGCAGCGAGGCGCCGCGGAGCGAGGCGCCGCGGAGCGAGCGATCACGGTCCTCGATCGCAGTAGGAACCGTCACCACCGGCCCGATCTCGTCCACGGACCCGACGTCGACAACGGATCCGTCCTCGTCCACAGAAGGGAGCCGGTCATGTTCGGCCTGA
- a CDS encoding twin-arginine translocase TatA/TatE family subunit → MFGLSFEKIVLIGIIAAIIIGPSRLPAYAHKLGEAVRLLRTQIDSARDRAAESVGVDDWQVLDPRQYDPRRIVREALVDTDPTSSNAGETTAVAADSEDPGAEAAGRYVITGSSGHPRKRFVAHTTESRAGDEENAAVHSETAAQSGAGVHSGAGLDTGAATQSVSGG, encoded by the coding sequence ATGTTCGGCCTGAGCTTCGAGAAGATCGTCCTCATCGGCATCATCGCCGCGATCATCATCGGCCCGAGCCGACTGCCCGCCTATGCGCACAAGCTCGGCGAAGCGGTTCGCCTGCTCAGGACGCAGATCGACAGCGCCCGGGACCGAGCCGCCGAATCGGTGGGAGTCGATGACTGGCAGGTGCTCGATCCCCGCCAGTACGATCCGCGACGGATCGTCCGCGAAGCACTGGTCGACACGGATCCGACATCGTCGAATGCGGGGGAGACGACGGCCGTCGCTGCGGATTCGGAGGATCCCGGCGCCGAGGCGGCCGGCCGTTACGTCATCACCGGTTCGTCCGGACACCCCAGGAAACGATTCGTCGCCCACACGACCGAGAGTCGTGCGGGCGACGAAGAGAACGCGGCGGTGCACTCAGAGACGGCTGCACAGTCAGGGGCGGGCGTGCACTCTGGAGCTGGCCTGGACACTGGAGCGGCCACGCAATCCGTCAGTGGCGGATGA